Proteins from one Phormidium ambiguum IAM M-71 genomic window:
- a CDS encoding ABC transporter permease, with the protein MGRYFRVLGLFWGAAIAAEIEYRVNFLLASLSSLGNLLGSLFGLFLFYRTGYKFAGWSWEEALIVLGIFTLLQGFSSTVLAPNLNKIVQQVQDGTLDFVLLKPVSSQFWLSTRTVSLWGLPDLIFGMAIIGYAGRSLGVNISGYLLSAIPIFFGLVSLYSLWFMLGATSIWFVKIYNVTEVLRGLLEAGRYPMVAYPMAYRFFFTFVVPVAFLTTVPAEAMLGRGEFSWVLGAGFLAVGLFLVSGLFWQFALRFYTSASS; encoded by the coding sequence ATGGGAAGGTATTTTAGGGTTTTGGGGTTGTTTTGGGGGGCTGCGATCGCAGCTGAGATAGAATATCGAGTAAACTTTCTGTTAGCAAGTTTAAGTAGTTTGGGAAATTTACTGGGTAGTTTATTTGGGTTATTTTTGTTTTATCGCACTGGTTATAAATTTGCGGGTTGGTCTTGGGAAGAAGCTTTAATTGTATTAGGAATATTTACTTTATTGCAGGGGTTTTCTAGCACTGTTTTGGCTCCTAATTTGAATAAGATTGTGCAACAGGTTCAAGATGGTACTTTGGATTTTGTGCTGCTGAAACCTGTTAGTAGCCAATTTTGGCTTTCTACTCGGACTGTTTCTCTTTGGGGGTTGCCAGATTTGATTTTTGGGATGGCGATTATTGGCTATGCTGGGAGAAGTTTGGGAGTTAATATAAGTGGTTATTTGCTTAGTGCTATACCGATTTTTTTTGGGTTGGTTAGTCTTTATAGTTTGTGGTTTATGTTGGGGGCTACTAGTATTTGGTTTGTGAAAATATACAATGTTACGGAAGTATTGAGGGGTTTGTTGGAGGCTGGACGTTACCCGATGGTGGCTTATCCGATGGCTTATCGATTCTTTTTTACTTTTGTGGTTCCGGTGGCTTTTTTAACTACTGTTCCGGCTGAGGCGATGTTAGGTAGAGGTGAGTTTAGTTGGGTTTTAGGGGCGGGATTTTTGGCGGTTGGGTTGTTTTTGGTTTCGGGGTTGTTTTGGCAGTTTGCGTTGCGTTTTTATACTAGTGCTTCGAGTTAG